The following proteins are co-located in the Solanum pennellii chromosome 1, SPENNV200 genome:
- the LOC107022728 gene encoding uncharacterized protein LOC107022728: MVEVVESNVESSVPPPSIDVGSQLYIHPSDSAVKNKLGFINGECLKPSSTSLNYRQWERCDAMDTSWILNSLSKDIADSVEYVFDSLELWNELKDRYDQTNGAKLYQIQKEINDLSQGSLDITSYYTKMKKLWEELNNLCVKNQCSCLCTCGAKDTMYKAEQDRRLIQFLMGLNEAYTIIRGSILMMKPLPSMGQAFALLIQEEKQREFKPNSQLFADSPSMRLGHIKDKCYKLHGYPEKPSSSPGFGNTNNTSNSNFTPGYRKYKGKGTAANVHGE; the protein is encoded by the exons ATGGTTGAAGTAGTTGAATCAAATGTTGAATCCTCTGTTCCACCTCCTTCTATTGATGTGGGAAGTCAGCTGTATATTCACCCTTCTGATAGTGCAG TGAAGAATAAGTTGGGCTTCATCAATGGAGAATGCTTGAAACCATCATCAACCTCTCTAAATTATCGCCAATGGGAACGATGCGATGCCATGGATACTTCATGGATCCTCAACTCTCTAAGCAAGGACATTGCTGATAGTGTCGAATACGTTTTTGATTCACTGGAATTATGGAATGAACTAAAGGATCGATATGATCAAACAAATGGTGCAAAATTGTATCAGATCCAGAAGGAGATTAACGATCTAAGCCAAGGATCTCTAGATATCACTTCCTACTATACTAAgatgaagaaactttgggaggaACTGAACAACTTGTGTGTAAAGAATCAGTGCAGTTGCTTATGCACTTGTGGTGCCAAGGATACTATGTACAAGGCAGAGCAGGATAGACGATTGATCCAATTTCTTATGGGCCTTAATGAAGCATATACCATCATTCGCGGTAGCATACTCATGATGAAACCATTACCTTCCATGGGTCAAGCATTTGCTCTTCTAATTCAGGAGGAGAAGCAGCGAGAGTTTAAGCCTAACAGCCAACTCTTCGCAGATTCACCCTCTAT GAGATTGGGGCATATAAAAGACAAGTGTTACAAGTTACATGGTTATCCTGAGAAGCCATCTTCTAGTCCAGGATTTGGTAACACCAACAATACCTCCAACTCAAACTTTACTCCAGGTTACAGAAAGTATAAGGGAAAAGGAACTGCAGCAAATGTTCATGGAGAATGA